A region of the Cupriavidus taiwanensis genome:
TTCAGATGGTGAGGACATGAAAGCTCCTTTAAGGGACTGGCATTGAACTGAGAAGAACCACGGGATGATACAGATCTGTCTCATTATTGGTAGACAGATCTGTCTTGTCAAGGCAGGATGGCGAGAGAATTTGAAAGCAAGAGGCGGAGTGCGCCACGCACCGGCTCGCCCTAAAGTTGGCACCATGCAAGCACAGGACAGGAGATTCGCAGTGGGCACCAGCCAGATTCAGCGCCCCGAAATGGCAGTCGCCGGGCCGCGCCGGCGGGTTCCGCAGCCACGTGGCGCGGCTGTCGGGCGGCGGCATGACGCGTCCGTGGCGACCCGGGTCGACCGCGTCGACTGGGCCGCGGTCGCGCGCGAGCTCGATGACTTCGGCTGCGCCGCCATCCCCGGCCTCTTGTCCGCCGACGAATGCGACGCGCTGGCCGCCGGCTATGGCAACGATGCGCTGTACCGCTCGCGAATCGAAATGCGCCGGCACGGCTTCGGCCAGGGCGAATACAAGTACTTCCGCTATCCCCTGCCCGGCCTGGTCGCGGGACTGCGCACGGCGCTCTACCCGCACCTGGTGCCGGTGGCCAACCGCTGGAATGCCGCCATGGGCATCGACGTCCGCTACCCCGCCGCGCACCCGGACTTCATCGCCCGCTGTCACCACGCCGGCCAGTCGCGGCCGACGCCCTTGCTGCTGCGCTACGGCCCGGGCGACTACAACTGCCTGCACCAGGACCTGTACGGCGAGCACGTGTTCCCGCTGCAGGTGGCGGTGCTGCTTTCCGAGCCCGGCCGCGACTTCACCGGCGGCGAGTTCGTGCTGACCGAGCAGCGCCCGCGCATGCAGTCGCGCGCCGAGGTGGTGACGCTGCGCCAGGGCGATGCCGTGGTGTTCGCGGTCAGCCAGCGACCGGTGCAGGGCAGCCGCGGCAGCTATCGCGTCAACCTGCGGCATGGCGTCAGCCGGCTGCATGCCGGACAGCGCTACACGCTCGGCATCATCTTTCACGACGCTACGTGAGGCAGCCATGACCCGATCCATCCGTTCCGCACAAGCAGCCGAAGCGGCCCTGGTCGAACAGGATCCGCGCTGGGCGCGCGTGCTGGCGCGCGACCCCGGCGCCGACGGCGACTTCGTCTATGCGGTCAGGACCACGGGCGTGTATTGCCTGCCGAGCAGCCCGTCGCGCCTGCCGCATCCGGCCAATGTCGAATTCTTCGACAACGCCGCCGCGGCCGAAGCCGCCGGCTACCGGCCCAGCCGCCGTGCCGCGCAGCCGGCGCTGGCGGCACGGCACGCGGCCATGGTGGCCGAGGCCTGCCGCCGGATCGAGGCCGCCGACGCCGTGCCCACGCTGCCGCAGTTGGCCAGCGCCGCGGGCATCAGCCCCTATCACTTCCACCGCCTGTTCAAGAGCGCCACCGGCCTGACCCCGCGGGCGTACGCTGCCGCGCATCGGGCCAGGAAACTGCGCGCGCAACTGGGCTCAAGCGACTCCGTGACCGAAGCCATCTACGACGCCGGGTTCGGCTCCAACAGCCGCTTCTACGAGACCGCCGACGCCGTGCTCGGCATGACCCCATCGCGCTACCGCGCCGGCGGCGCCGACATCGATATCCGCTTTGCCATCGGGGAATGCTCGCTGGGCGCGATCCTGGTGGCGCAGAGCCAGCGCGGCGTCTGCGCGATCCTGCTGGGCGACGATCCGCAAGCGCTGCTGCAAGACCTGCAGGACCGCTTCCCGCGTGCCAACCTGATCGGCGGCGACGCGCAGTTCGAGCAGTTGGTGGCGCAGGTGGTGGGCCTGATCGAAGCACCTTCGATCGGCCTGGCACTGCCGCTGGACGTGCGCGGCACCGCCTTCCAGCAGCGCGTATGGCAAGCGTTGCGTGAAATCCCGGCCGGCAGCACCGCCAGCTACGCCGAGATCGCGGCCCGCATCGGCGCGCCGCGCGCGGTGCGCGCGGTGGCGCAGGCCTGCGCGGCCAACCACCTGGCGGTGGCGATTCCCTGCCATCGCGTGGTGCGCAGCGACGGCGACCTGTCGGGCTATCGCTGGGGCGTGGCGCGCAAGCGCGAACTGCTGGAGCGCGAGGCGCAGGGCTGAAGCCGCGCGCCGCTCAGCCCATAGCGGGCGCCTGGATCTTTGCCAGGTAATCGTGGATCTGCGCCACCACCGCCGCGCCTTCGCCAACCGCGGCGGCAACGCGCTTGGTCGATCCCGCCCGCACGTCGCCGATGGCGAACACCCCCGGCACGCTGGTCTGCAGCGGATACGGCACCGCCGACGCGCAGCCCAGCGAGCCGCCGCCGGTGCGCACGAAGCCCTTGTCATCGACCTCGACATGGCAGGTGCGCAGCCACGCCGCATTCGGGTCGGCGCCGATGAACAGGAACAGGTGCCGCACCGCCATGGTGACCGGCGCGGGATGCTCGGCGCGGCAATCGTAGTGCACCGCGCTGAGCCAGCCGTCGCCGTCGAGCGCGCTGATCTGTGCTTGGGTATGCAGCGTGATATTGGGCAGCGCAGCAATGCGGTCGATCAGGTAGCGCGACATGGTGGCGGCCAGGCCCGGGCCGCGCACCAGCATATGCACGTGGGCCGCATGCGAAGCCAGGAACACCGCCGCCTGCCCGGCCGAATTGCCGCCGCCCACCAGCAT
Encoded here:
- a CDS encoding 2OG-Fe(II) oxygenase, encoding MGTSQIQRPEMAVAGPRRRVPQPRGAAVGRRHDASVATRVDRVDWAAVARELDDFGCAAIPGLLSADECDALAAGYGNDALYRSRIEMRRHGFGQGEYKYFRYPLPGLVAGLRTALYPHLVPVANRWNAAMGIDVRYPAAHPDFIARCHHAGQSRPTPLLLRYGPGDYNCLHQDLYGEHVFPLQVAVLLSEPGRDFTGGEFVLTEQRPRMQSRAEVVTLRQGDAVVFAVSQRPVQGSRGSYRVNLRHGVSRLHAGQRYTLGIIFHDAT
- the ada gene encoding bifunctional DNA-binding transcriptional regulator/O6-methylguanine-DNA methyltransferase Ada, with the protein product MTRSIRSAQAAEAALVEQDPRWARVLARDPGADGDFVYAVRTTGVYCLPSSPSRLPHPANVEFFDNAAAAEAAGYRPSRRAAQPALAARHAAMVAEACRRIEAADAVPTLPQLASAAGISPYHFHRLFKSATGLTPRAYAAAHRARKLRAQLGSSDSVTEAIYDAGFGSNSRFYETADAVLGMTPSRYRAGGADIDIRFAIGECSLGAILVAQSQRGVCAILLGDDPQALLQDLQDRFPRANLIGGDAQFEQLVAQVVGLIEAPSIGLALPLDVRGTAFQQRVWQALREIPAGSTASYAEIAARIGAPRAVRAVAQACAANHLAVAIPCHRVVRSDGDLSGYRWGVARKRELLEREAQG